The genomic window GAAGCACAGACCTATGTGCAGTTGCTGAATTGGAAGGACAAGAACTTTTCTATGTTTAAGTCAGATAGTTTCCTGCTATCACTGCCCTCTCTTAGTAAGCACTAAAGACAAGGAAGGGATTCCGCTTTGTCTTAGACGTGCCCCTCTTGCTTTTTCAAAAGCTCTCCCAGATTCTCAGattgcttttctcttttcctaaaaAATGGACTAGAGTGCGAGCCAACCTCTTACAAAATGGCTTTGATTGAGTCAAAGCATTATAGAGTCCCTGTTCACATGGCATATGATGACTTCATTCAGCAAGTCAAGTTGTATTTTCTCTGTTTCATTAACCAAGAATGAACTGCTTCTTTTATATGTTCAAAGCTCTGACTCAGAATTCTGTTCAACCCTGTAGAGTCCTGTATCCCTCCACAAATCTTCCCCAAAGGTTCCACTTATGCACATCTGCAAATAGGAGTCAGTGTGGTACATGGAATATCTGGGAAGTCCATGGAGCTGGGCAGAGAAAGAAGGAACATGTCTACGCGTATGGAACTGCGTGGTTGGGAAGAAGGGTTTGCCCATGTGTGTGTATCTGGGGGTATATATAGTCTCCTAAAAGATTCTGAAGGCACATTTGGCCACCAGCTGCCACTACATCACAAATATCCATCATAACTCACATGTAGATTATGAGCTTTCATTGTGTTTACTATGAGAGAtttttgattgttctttcctctcttctctcatgaTATCTCTATACGTGCCCCCAAAACACTCCAAGATCATGTCTCTCTATGACACAGTCCTAGGGATCATCTTCCTTTCTCAGACTGGAGTTGGGGTCCTGGGCAACTCCTCATTCCTCTGCTTTTATGTCTTTAGCAGCCACAGGTCAAGGCTATTGGACCCCATTCTGGTCCAACTAACACTGACTAACACCATAGTGCTCCTCTCTAAAGGATGCCCACTAGTAAATTTCTATTTTGGGGATGTTTATTTCCTGGGAAGCCTAGGCTGTAAAATGGTATTTTACTTCCAAAGGATGAGCCGGGGCCTTGCCGTCTGTACCACGTGTCTCCTGAGCATCTTTCAGGCTGTCACTATTAGTCCCAGCAGCTCCAGGTTGGCCAAACACAAAGTCAGAGTTCTGAAGCTCATCAACCCTTcgtgtctcctttgctggatattCAACATAATCATAGAAGTAAACGTGCCCTTACACATGACAGGATCAAGGAGGATCAACAGTAGCCACACAGGGGAAATTCAAGTCCTTTATTGCTACAGGGAAAAGATGTTAAAGGAGAAGATCATCCTGCCCTCCCTGCGAGACATCCTTTGTGTTGGAGGCATGGTCTGGGCAAGCAGCTACATAATAGTTCTGCTGTACAAACATCAACGGAAAGTCCAGCACATTCATCACATGAGTCTCTCCCAAAAGACTTCTCCGGAGATCAGGGCCACCCAAACCATCCTGCTGCTGCTGAGCATCTTTGTTTCTGCTTACTGCATCAGCTGTAGCTTTGCACTGTACAAAGTATACGGGACTCATTCTGGTGACTGGCTGGTGGTCATGTCTATTTTCACTGCCTTGTGTTTCCCAACCATCAGCCCCTTTTTGCTGATTCACAGGGACACTCAGATCTTCAGGTCCTGCTGTGCCTCCTGGCAGAAGCCAAGTCTCCATTCGTAGAACAGCTGTTGGGATTTCCAAGTCAATTCATTTCTGGATCAAATTCCTTAGTGAAGATTTCTGGGAAAGGACCCATAACATAGTGAATCCAAGTGGACCTGGACCTGTGGGTGTGGGAGATGTCAGCCTTTCCCAATGTTAAATATAGGACAGAGGGGTTTGAACAAGGACACGTGATGCTCCCATTAGCTTATGGTTTGACTTGTAAAGTCCTCTGTGGAAACTTTTGCCAACCTCACTCTAAACTCTCTTTCCAGTAATATTGGCTGTTACTCCTCCTCTAGCACTTTACATTCTTCCTAAATCATAATTCTCTTGGTTTCTCCCACACTTTATTAATGATTGCTGTGCTTTTGCACTGACTATCCCCTATAACTCGGGTAGTAATGGTGAACCCATGGCACGTGTGCCCAAAAGGACATGTAGAGCCCTCTCTATTGGTACACCTGCTGTCACCCACCAGCtatcattactagaaagccagagggactcagggtggagctgttcctctccccctcgccatgtacctgaggacattccttacttccccagccccaatgggagtgcttcctccctcccctgtctggagtagtttgctaggGTGGTGGTGTGTGGGAGGTTGCTCACATGCTGTGTGAGTACGGGTTAAAAAGAAGCCTGTTGATTCAGTTGTGAAGGTAACTCCTGTGGTGGGGCTGGAGAGGAACTGGTTTTGAGGGGAGTGGATCTTACAGAGTAGGAGGGAAAtggagtgcttgggccactctcTGTGAAAAGggttcttcttgactctaggctaggcacattatctactgtactacctagccaGAATTTGGGGTGCATGGGGTATTCAGAAAGGACTGGCACCTCTCTTATGAAGCTTACTGAGACCTTCTGAGGGTTGCTCATCCATCCTTGGTGTTTGCCTTTCAGACAACTGTAACCACTGGCTACAAGTAATTTTGGCTGAGCAGCAGCACACCCtgataaaaccatctcagcagccAGACTAAAGCAGGCTTCAAATTAATTGACAAGCAGGTCAGTGTCTACACCAGTCATGTGAAGACATCCTCTGagagaatgggtggatgagaacaatttgatcCAGCAGCCATAAAGTAACCTATGTTCACTATCCTTACCTTGTTAATCATTACCTATCATTGTTTCTGTAAAAATATAACCTAATTCTTTAGCCCATGTCATTTCCCCTATAAATTGTGTTCCCCAAATCAATAAACTAAGTCACTGCCCAGCCCTCCTGAGCCTGTCTGATTCTTACTCCTGGGGACCTGAACCAGGTAGTCCCCAGTGGCCTTGACATTGGTTTCTATTTCAAATTACTGGTGCATTCCTATGTGTGGTTACTCTTAGTATTTAAGACCCAAATGTCCAATGGTATGCTTTCCAATAACAATCATTTGACTTATTTATTCTACAGCAAGGATATATAATGTAGTATTATATCAAAAAACAATTGGGGGAAAAGTTCTCCCTACACCAAAGAACAATAAATGGCACATTCTCCACCAAGAAGCACAGCATCCATGAGGAGAGATGAAATGATAgaagatcttaaaagaaaattaaaggaagcagaaggaaaagCTAGAGAAAGTGAGATTAAAGAAGTTAAGGCAAGTGGCTACATTAAGATCTATGAAAACTAACAACATCTTTTacaagcctagagatagaagaTCAGGTTTCCAATATTGTTTCCTCTGCAATAGAATTGGGAATTTTGTAAAGGAATGTATATACAGAGGTCATCTTTCCAGACAATTGAAGAGGTATGGAGTATTTTATAGGTCGAATAATTGGgatgacaacaataataactggAACAACAacactaataacaataatagctggaATAGATATTCAAGAAGGAATAATGGAATGGAAATATATTCCAGAATGCCTGCTGTCAGGGAGTTCAAGCACCAAACTGGTTAAGTCTGGTGCAAGGCTTAAATACAGTCAGGTTGTTAAGGGTGATGAAAGCAAAGGGGCTTGATCCTTATGAAGGTTTACCCAGTGTTCTTCTgtcctgaaataaaaaaaataatcaattgaGAGTAAATGAAAATGATTGTAATGGTAATAAGGTTAATGAAGATATAGATGAAGtgattgaatcaaaggatattgtaattagtgttaataacTGTAGGGAAAAAGAATATTGTAGTGCAaaattagtagaaaagtctaatGATTGTTAAGtaatggaaaatagtgaagaatataaactggataatgataatgtaattgtaaatgagaacaatgataccaaggtagaAAGTATAAGGACCAAAGGGAggagtgaaaaagctgatgatggaattaaagatgcaaaatcctgggaatatcatggaGTTCAAGTAGATGTAAACTTAGATGGACAGGAAAtaactgagctttgtactgatatTACTGTGCTTGTACTGgtattagaaacatttcaacCTCCAAACAGTACAGAACCATATGTTTCTGTCAGTATAGGTGATCAGATTTATGATCTtttggttgatactggagccagtaaatcagttttgcaaagccttcctaagaattgtagaacTTTTGTTATACTGGAAGTAATAGGaactactggaaaaccagagagagtagctaaATTAAAACCTAAAATGATGATTTCTTCTTGAGTAGTCATTATTATttcagccattattattattattccagttattattgttgtttcaaTTATTTTGCCTATTAAATCCTCCATACATGTTCGATTGTCTGGAAAACTGACCTCTGTATCTACATTCCTTTATGAAATGACTGATTCTATTACAGAGTAAACAATGTTGGGGACCTGATCTTTCATCCATAGGcttataataattgttattagaTTTCATAGATCTTAATGCAGCCACTGCCTTAAACTCTTtaatctgtaaaccttaaaatttcttagacttataaatgttggaaatttcaccattgggaaatttcatacttgaaaaatttcctattgagagtgggaactctattggaatgtgaaccccattggcatgggaggttcctcctcctcccttcttaaggctactttaggacagaaaccttttgctgaacaatggaaagggctttgacctatgcttaagcatagaacaggaatttctttgagtcatgattgattttagaattgatacaatggagatacttggaatgacagaaccaggtcttggaaattgcaatctccaccctactcagtcctaacaggatttaggaagggctgcagcatagatcaaaatttaattattccaatctctaccctactcggggtaacaggatttaggaagggctgtagcaaaagatcaagatttaattatttgagaatatgaccttcaacagacatgtgcaaagccacagacctctgggtggtcctgggttaagctagagccaccattggcacagggaaaatgatggacagtgattggtagatgtgagaactgaggggagggaacttggatggtttccttaaagatagaggggtctgaggacgggggtggttggttggagagttttttggctctgagaggttgtgctgctctgaaggaagctggaggtggaggccactgagactgtttctccattttggtcatgtgagtaatagggactgatctcctttctttgccccagctatctaagggcttgggccttttggcccagcctaaacagaaggggtatttaagccctattcccttctctcccctttctctctctctctctctatatatatatctctaattcctttcttcctcctgtttgtaattaaactctataaaaggttgacggctgacttgagttttcatttaggaattacatagctgaattccttggcgaccttaaattaatatatatcagtcttttaaagtgatttccttgtcacaaatctaactttctctagcttttccttcttcttcctttaattttcttttaagatcttcCATCACTGCATTTCTCTCCTCATATTTATCCTCACTATCTGTGCTTAAGTATCTGAGCCTTTCTTCTAATATCTTCCAATTCCATCTCTTCCAAATCAGGATAGTCGcttttgaagaataattttatgTTAGGTATAGCATTTTCCACAAAGATCCTTTTTATACGTGCTGTTATTCTCTCTTCAAGAACATTCATGTTCAGGTATGTCTTGGCAGCTTGAGTGATTCGGTTAAGGAAAGATGTTGGGGTTTCAGTGACTTTTTGTTTTATCTCTTCAAATTTGGATCATGCATTTGGTCTCTTAGTATATCTacctgtggggttttccttaatggacttcctgaccagcagggtcccacaagggaaggggctcacctttgtgatgggacccgaggagaggtagggaccgagaaccagggtggaaatgaaagacaaggacaaatcagtgattggatagggcaggcaacccctatgattttccttaaggcggaaaatgaggataatggaatacaagatggttgaggagattaagatagagaatgcaggccgagatggttccagcctcggggaaggagaaggtcaagaagagagagacatagtcatagaggagcccagaggagctccatggaagggaaaaaggccaagaggaagttcatgggattgcctctgaatttattcctgtcctgcttgggcggtactcccaaggaggTAGTAACCAcgtcacaaagtatagacaattaagattgggtggcaaggtagagggaacacctttgggcgtgtacatTGCAAACcgtgctttcccggggaattgactccgagcatgttaatggacttgtgttgggcaataggtctcgtgatcaggtcaaggttaccttcacaaaccttatcggtaaagcctcatgcttggagacacagtagtaatacagtcatctatatttcatagatgtgaatatgcttgggatgctacatctACCCATAACCTCTAGAAATGCCTGCCTAGCTTCCTTCATCCTGTCATATTGAACTTTGCTGTTCATGTTAGTGTCATTATAATGTTCTGGCCCTGGTGTTAACAAGGGATCCTGCCTAGTTTCTTCTatgaatttatttctttctccttttgttaaaagctcttttattaacAGGGCAAAATCATTATAATCAGGGTCAAATAGATCAATAGCTCCCCTCATTTCTTTAATTACCTTATAAGGTTCATCTACAATAGcagttattctctttttttttaagattccaaGTCCTCTTGTATAAACCTCTAAAGTATTTTTACCTGGAATATCTCATCCCTTGAAACTACTGGGAGATCACTTAATGGGAAAAAGTAACCATCCCTTCAGCCTCTCCCTTCTGTAATCTATTTAGATTTCCACTTATACCATTATTTTCTGTTGCCCCACAACCATATTCagtattaataaaacttttatctTTCATATACAATTCCATCTGGTCCAATTTTTGCTTCATGAGTTGTGACTATTTGTTTAAGCTCAGAATCCTTAGCTAACCAAACTATTGCAGGTTTAAACCAGTTGCCAATAACAAATAGCACCACTCTACACTTATACAcaacacagagacaaatacataGTATGGGGATATGGGACAAGaaagtttgttcagtcatttccaggaATGGTTTCATCCACTAACAGTCCAGAACCATATAACATACTTTGGGGGAAAGAATGAATACAATATATGGGATATGCAGAACACACTTCCACAATACAACCAAATGATCCATTAACATGTCACCATGCATGCTTACAGTCATTGTTAATCATGTACAAACACAATGGAATTTATGTTGTTATAATCCACTGTGATCACCTTATTTATAtacaattaaggaaagggaaaaaatttttaaaagaaaaaatccaatatGGCCACTTAGACCATGTGGCAGAAGGTTATTTAATATTACATATCTCTCCCAGCTCAGTTAGAGTCCCAGAGTTCCACCTGCTGACTGCTACATGAAATCATCCAGTCTAACTGATTTTTTCTATATAAACCTTAACTGTTTTTCTATATAACCTAAGGTTTCTTAACCTAGCTAACTCTGCCCAACTGTTACTGTGatgtaaggaaaagggaaaggtttATACACAAGGGAAGAATCACATATAAGTAAAGCAAATTTATTAACAGGAGGGGTAGCATCTGACTTTTACCCACTCTATCTAATTATCTATGCTTACAGTATCTATCTTAACTAAAGACTATTAagaatagtggtagtctcttggtgtccgagaatgactattgtctttgtgcattatcatctattgatgtaccctcatgtggctttggagtccaaaggatgaggcgcacagtctgtggcacatggggcctgggactccagctgttacgggaggtgcggttgtggcctggtgtcggcgttcacgcgcagcggcaagacgtcgacgtcgctcatcttcaaagttggtggcagcatggtgaatgtgggctcgccagctgcttctgtcagaggcagcgagttctagttgctttggtgtgatgccagcccacttcaagttggactttagctgatccttgaatcttttctttggtcggccttgtttcctgagtccagctgacagttcaccatagaatacctgtcttggtattcgctgtgggtccatgcagatgacgtgtccagaccatcgtagctgggcttggaggaccaggacttcgatgctggtggatttggctctgttgaggacttcctggttggtgattcggtcctgccatcagatcctcatgattgaccggagggagcgttggtggaattgctccagctgcttcatgtgcttccggtactgtgtccatgtctcacaccgtacaggagcgagctgaggaccactgcataatacactttgagcttcgtcgcagtgcttacaccgctgtgttggaggactttgcagcatagcggcccgagtgcctggctggccttttggatcctggcattaatctcatggtctaggg from Monodelphis domestica isolate mMonDom1 chromosome 4, mMonDom1.pri, whole genome shotgun sequence includes these protein-coding regions:
- the monDomV1R1232 gene encoding vomeronasal 1 receptor monDomV1R1232 (The RefSeq protein has 1 substitution compared to this genomic sequence) codes for the protein MSLYDTVLGIIFLSQTGVGVLGNSSFLCFYVFSSPRSRLLDPILVQLTLTNTIVLLSKGCPLVNFYFGDVYFLGSLGCKMVFYFQRMSRGLAVCTTCLLSIFQAVTISPSSSRLAKHKVRVLKLINPSCLLCWIFNIIIEVNVPLHMTGSRRINSSHTGEIQVLYCYREKMLKEKIILPSLRDILCVGGMVWASSYIIVLLYKHQRKVQHIHHMSLSQKTSPEIRATQTILLLLSIFVSAYCISCSFALYKVYGTHSGDWLVVMSIFTALCFPTISPFLLIHRDTQIFRSCCASWQKPSLHS